Within Theileria orientalis strain Shintoku DNA, chromosome 4, complete genome, the genomic segment CTGTCAGAAGAAGATTGTGATGACGATCCTGATAAAGTATACTTTGACGAAGTGGGACTTTGGTTGGACAGAAGATACGTCCCCTCGGTGTTAAAAGACGCGGCAGTGAAGGTTTTTGAAGCTGGAGTGTACCTGAACGTGATGAATGTAACTAAGAGTCAGGAGCTGACGTTTAAGAACGTAGAAGAGTTGATAGCGAGTTTggaaaacatacacacatcGTTATCTAATCAACTTTTGGAACATTTGAATGATAAATCGAACATTGGTGCGCTTTTTAAGAAGTTTTTTGACTTTTACCTCTGTCAAAGGTCGGATTACGTGACAAGTGTTATCGCAATGATGAAAGGAAACGAAGAATTGGACTCAATAAATGAGTACTTAAACGAGAAGAAACGTAAAAATCACAAGTGTGATAAGGAGGGAATTATGAGCCTGAGGAAGGGAGAGAATACTCCGAGCAGTGCAACGAGCTCATGGAAGGAGTACCATGACATTAGCAGCAGCGGCAGCTGCAGTGTCACTAGTAGTGCTGTTGGCACTGGCAGAAACAGCAGTAACGCTGAAGACGATGAATATCATGTTGAGGACAATGGCAGTGACGAAAACGGTTTCCTTTGGGTTACTCGTGACAATTTGAAGAACTTGACGGACTCGTTACAGTTTTATAAGTACTACGAGCATGTTAATCTAGGTTCTGAAGGCAATTTTAACAGTGTGGATCTGCATTATAgcagtagtaacagtacTATTGATGCCGATGGAACAATCCGCATGGGCCAAAGCAGCTCCAACAATGTGACTGGTGGTGGTGGTGCTAGTGTCAATAGGGAGGCACGTAATGGCAAATTTAGATGTAACGTCAATTGGCGCGCCTCGAGACTCAATAATTATAACCTTGAAGACAGCAGTGATCGCTTCGACTCCTTGGTGGCCAGTGATACTGACCACAGGAGCCTCGTTCTCTGCTGTTGCATGGACAGAGTCAGTAGACTCGTGTTCACGCGGAAGGTGGTGTACAAGTACAAGCTGATGTTCAAGCTGCTCTTTCAGCTCAAGTACGCAGAGCACTCGCTTAACGAGCTGTCCTTGCACCACATGAAGACGAGCAGAGTACCCGTGGAGCCTGAGCTGATGGGCAGGCTGAACGTGCAGGTGTTCACAGTGACGAGGATGAGCCACTTCGTGAAGAGTGTGCTGCGCCACTTCCTGGTGGACGTGGTCTCAGTGGAGACTGGCGCGTTCATGTCGAACGTCTACGGCGACGTCCACGCGCTGTGCAAGGCCCACAAGGCGCTCGTGGACCTCCTCGTAGAGGCGTTGCTGCTTCGTGACGCTGAGTTGATCTCGGCGCTGCAGAGGGTGCTCTTGCTGATAGTCAAGTTTGCGACGGAGCTCCTGAAGTTCATTGACGACCCCAGCTACGCAGTATACCacctgaagctggacgCGGATGGCGGCTTAGCTGCCTCGAGTTCGCACTCCGCTGTGCATCTGGCCGCCTATAACCTTAACTGCCTACTCAGGAACCCAGGGTACCAGAACATGGTGGAGCTGTCCAGAACTGAGTTTGAGGGTGCCCTGAGTCACTTTAAGTCGTTACTCAGTAGAAGCGACCACTCACTAAGGAGTGCATTTGAATGAGTGCTAGGCACACTTAGTGCCAGGACATTGTATCGCAAATCTGTGGTATTAAGTTGCCtattttatgaatattatttgtatgtatACTGTGTTCATGTATGATTGTATGCatattgtgtatatgtatgtatttatatggTTATGTATGCATattgtgtgtgtgtgtatatgtgcttatatatttatgtatgtatatttaagtATTTACATGcttatattttgtatatgtacatatgtatgcttgtatgtttttgtgcttatatatatgtgtgtgtgtgcaCATGCTTGTATAGggtatgtatgtgtgcttttattattttagtgCCTATCTACTATGCTTTTAGAGGGCTTTGCAGTATCCGGCTCAAGTAAGTTGCTTAAAAATTAGAAGTGTTTTCTCAGCTCTTCCGTGTCCTGGAGCAGTAGCCTGAGGTGGACTGCGAAGGTGGCAATAGTAGCCCCGTCCAGGTGTCGGTGGTCCGAGGTGACCGCGAGGTTGCAAAAGGACCTGAGCTCGAGCCTGAAGTCCTCCTTGCCGGACTCGGACTCGGGGAGCGGCACTGGTACCGCCTTGTCGAGCGGCCTCCCCATGGCCACGATCGTCGCCTGGCCGTCGAACAGCCTCGGCATGACGTAGGTGCCGCCTATGGGTCCCAGGTTGCTCAGGGAGCAGGTGCCGCCCCTGATGTCGGCCATGCCCAGCTTCCTGCTGTTGGCGCTCTCCTGGAGGCGGTTCAGCTCCCTCTGAATCTGCCTCACCGTCAGCTTGTTCACGTTCTTGATGTTGGGGACCACGAGGCCGTACTTGCTGTTGATTGCGACGCTGATGTTGTGGTTCTTGTAGAGCAGGTACGAGTCGCCGTTGAACTTCGAGTTCATGATCGGCACCTTTTCCAGCGCCAGCGAGAGCGCCTTGATGATGAACGGCGTGATCGTCACCTTTACTGGCTCAAGTCCCTCTTCTGCTGCTGATTTCGGCGGGTTTTCTCTCAGGCTTTTGTACAGCGCCTTAAGGCCTGTCATGTCCGCCTGCTCCCCTATTGTGACGTGCGGCACTTGCAGCGATGCTGTCATTGACTTTGCCATTGCTGCTCCAATCATGTCCAACTTAACTTCAACCACCTACACGTTTTTGAGTGCGTgctcattttaataactatGCTATTTACTAGTTACATCGtcgtccttcttctcctcagCCCCCTTAGCGGTCGATGAGAATGTtcttttttcattttcgaGGGTTTCAATCGGtaactgtaaaattaatattattaaatgtatttgtgtaatgCCAGGTAGTGTTAGCATGTTAACTCAATACTAGTCTATCGCtattatgtttgtgtattttattaaatagGGGCTTTAATCTCTTTCCACCTACGTTTCTATTCTTGACAAGGGTGCTATAATTTCTCTTTTCGTTACCGAAATTACTACTACgatcattaatattattttcgGGTACCTCATCGACCGTATCTATGTCCATGAGTGGACTTCCTATCTTTATAGTGTCTCCCTCGTTGACATACAACTTCTTCACTGTGCCCGTATATCTGCTAGTTATTTCAACGGCTGCCTTGTCACTTTGTACGGTACAAACCGACTCCATCTCCTCCACCTGGTCGCCGACGTTCTTCTCCCACTTCAACAACTCGACTTCATTTAtacctgtaaaataattaaattgtcGTAGGTGAGGTGTACGTTTCAGTATATTGAAACCGCGTGTATTAGTTACCTTCTCCTATATCGGATAGTTTAAATGTGGTGAGAGCCAATCTTTTTGCTGACTGATAAATAGACCTAGAGTGGAAGGTATTCGTGATTCTTGGCTTAACGAGTTGGAACAAGGATAAGAGTTTCATTGGTGTTTCTGGCTTATTTGAAGTATATGTGGTGTGtactacattaaataagaatataatattaatgaaCTAGCTGTGTTAAACCGGGGAAACAAATAAAGTATTGTGATTAACACTCATTACTCCCAACATAGTGTAGCCCACATGAATTGCTATATACTAAACAACTATCGGTTTTGGCATTACCGTgattattgttttaatattggAATCATTCTTTTAATTCAATATTGTTAACACAATGtggaaaatatttatataacgacacatatattaaaattcCTATTCTTATTTTGTCATTCCAATCATTTtaactaaattaaattctGATATATCTAAGTCGacattaaattaacagGATTCCTCCAGTTTTCTCTGTTTATCATACCTCACATCAATGCTATATAAATCTGTATATATTCCCTTTTGCAAGATGAAATTACCattataaatgaaaattgttttttaccATGTCTAATTATCAAATTACTCAGTTTTGTTCTCATTTATAGATGCACTTTGGTGCCTGAATGAGTTGGTATGAACTCCCCGTGAGTATAATGCTTTCCtctatatttttcaattaaaTTTCCTGTCAACTCcagttttaaatttttatagtttattttctttattgtTTAGTGATATATTTGATTTGCCAGTATTTATAATTcagtttatttacacattgacaCAGTTGCAGTTTTAACTCCAGAGATTTTGGgattcataatatttaatttatataagtCTTAGTTAACGATGGTAGATGAGACTCCAACATCGGTTTTAAACAGTCCCCCTGCGGATGCTATAATTTTGGATCGTGTGGTACACGAGAACATTAAGAGAGTTCCTAAGCCCGAGATAAAGGAAAGGATCATTGAGGTTCCAGAAATAGAATAtgttgaaaaaataatagagGTGCCTGAGCCTGTTTATGAGGAAAAAATTGTACATGTTGCGAAGCCCGTCGTGTGTGAGAGGGTGAAGAAGGTTAAGAAGCCAATAATACaggaaaaaatagtagAGGTACCGGTCGTTC encodes:
- a CDS encoding branched-chain alpha-keto acid dihydrolipoyl acyltransferase precursor, coding for MKLLSLFQLVKPRITNTFHSRSIYQSAKRLALTTFKLSDIGEGINEVELLKWEKNVGDQVEEMESVCTVQSDKAAVEITSRYTGTVKKLYVNEGDTIKIGSPLMDIDTVDEVPENNINDRSSNFGNEKRNYSTLVKNRNLPIETLENEKRTFSSTAKGAEEKKDDDVVEVKLDMIGAAMAKSMTASLQVPHVTIGEQADMTGLKALYKSLRENPPKSAAEEGLEPVKVTITPFIIKALSLALEKVPIMNSKFNGDSYLLYKNHNISVAINSKYGLVVPNIKNVNKLTVRQIQRELNRLQESANSRKLGMADIRGGTCSLSNLGPIGGTYVMPRLFDGQATIVAMGRPLDKAVPEDFRLELRSFCNLAVTSDHRHLDGATIATFAVHLRLLLQDTEELRKHF
- a CDS encoding uncharacterized protein (Spc97/Spc98 family protein), which translates into the protein MDRECAVMLSSVTVSKENMNEDNDDLTRNWTQLSHKTKESNLVVDLINVLSGLESSFFTWTRNRETGKYNIFTNPLIQNDFEADVFEMCSAILDVRLHQRVLLDFIDQGENSFICQSISEVFLSVLEDLQDSLTKFHDKHLDSFLGIEKLFVYLKPATQTLSLLSAVSTDFDAEKLLKDKSNLGVLILNSLEQRCKGGVEAEKELCQYLYNVSMESYFQLIKNYVLYGSVNEHVADFFVKCGREREFLDQYVRVNRKDGESGLSEEDCDDDPDKVYFDEVGLWLDRRYVPSVLKDAAVKVFEAGVYLNVMNVTKSQELTFKNVEELIASLENIHTSLSNQLLEHLNDKSNIGALFKKFFDFYLCQRSDYVTSVIAMMKGNEELDSINEYLNEKKRKNHKCDKEGIMSLRKGENTPSSATSSWKEYHDISSSGSCSVTSSAVGTGRNSSNAEDDEYHVEDNGSDENGFLWVTRDNLKNLTDSLQFYKYYEHVNLGSEGNFNSVDLHYSSSNSTIDADGTIRMGQSSSNNVTGGGGASVNREARNGKFRCNVNWRASRLNNYNLEDSSDRFDSLVASDTDHRSLVLCCCMDRVSRLVFTRKVVYKYKLMFKLLFQLKYAEHSLNELSLHHMKTSRVPVEPELMGRLNVQVFTVTRMSHFVKSVLRHFLVDVVSVETGAFMSNVYGDVHALCKAHKALVDLLVEALLLRDAELISALQRVLLLIVKFATELLKFIDDPSYAVYHLKLDADGGLAASSSHSAVHLAAYNLNCLLRNPGYQNMVELSRTEFEGALSHFKSLLSRSDHSLRSAFE